From Haemorhous mexicanus isolate bHaeMex1 chromosome 2, bHaeMex1.pri, whole genome shotgun sequence, the proteins below share one genomic window:
- the GTPBP6 gene encoding putative GTP-binding protein 6: MRPGRLSWSLLLRCRRAAAALGAPRCRPLPACPLSAAAALRAPLRPPGTGGGAPWNGAADADGDEEEEEEEEDEAALEELLGPSPLAPGPSAQRVAVVHPAVKWGPQKSPLTTAELQIAEAVALVDTLQNWTVLDKIIIPTKNPNKKFVFGKGNFQILTEKIKKLPHVTAVFLNVERISSLTKKELEGAWGVPVFDRYTVVLHIFRCNARTKEAKLQVALAEIPLLRSNLKNEVSQRDQQRGGSRYIMGSGETFLETQNRVLKERELKIRNALEKLKRKRALLRTQRRKCEFPMVSVMGYTNCGKTTLIKALTGEAGLQPRDQLFATLDITAHAGYLPSHMPVIYVDTIGFLTDLPHNLVESFSATLEEVAYSDLIVHVRDITHPETILQKATVLSVLRNLNLPSHLLDSMVEVHNKVDLIERYKPAEDNALAVSALHGHGLEKLKQEIEKKILTATGKKILTVNINLEGPQLSWLYKEATVREVEVMPEDGTARVKVIIGSSAFGRYKNLFPNSEISIS, encoded by the exons ATGAGGCCCGGCCGCCTCTCGTGGTCGCTGCTGCTGCGCTgccggcgggcggcggcggctctgGGCGCGCCCCGGTGCCGTCCGCTGCCCGCCTGCCCGctcagcgccgccgccgctctcCGAGCCCCCCTGCGCCCGCCGGGCACGGGTGGCGGAGCGCCCTGGAACGGGGCGGCGGACGCCGACGgggatgaagaagaagaagaagaggaggaggatgaggcagccctggaggagctgctgggcccGTCTCCGCTGGCCCCGGGGCCCAGCGCCCAGCGCGTTGCCGTCGTGCACCCCGCGGTGAAGTGGGGCCCGCAGAAGTCGCCGCTCACCACGG CTGAATTACAGATTGCCGAAGCCGTTGCTCTTGTAGATACTCTTCAGAACTGGACAGTTTTAGATAAAATAATTATTCctacaaaaaatcccaacaagaAGTTTGTTTTTGGCAAAGGAAACTTTCAGATTTTGACAG aaaagattaaaaaattgcCCCATGTGACAGCTGTCTTCTTGAATGTGGAAAGAATATCTTCACTAACAAAG AAAGAACTAGAAGGTGCCTGGGGCGTGCCAGTCTTTGACAGATACACGGTGGTACTTCACATTTTTCGCTGTAATGCCCGGACGAAAGAAGCAAAACTGCAGGTAGCACTGGCTGAAATTCCACTTCTCAG GTCAAATCTGAAAAATGAGGTGTCGCAGCGAGATCAGCAGAGAGGAGGTTCAAGGTACATCATGGGCTCAG gtGAAACATTTCTAGAAACACAGAATCGTGTCTTAAAAGAAAGGGAACTTAAAATTAGGAATGCCCTGGAGAAACTAAAGAGGAAAAGGGCTTTACTTAGAACTCAGCGCAGAAAATGCGAGTTCCCGATGGTCTCAGTAATGGGCTATACCAACTGTG gAAAAACTACCTTGATCAAAGCCTTGACTGGGGAAGCAGGACTTCAACCCAGAGATCAGCTGTTTGCCACTCTGGATATTACAGCCCATGCTGGCTATTTGCCCTCACATATGCCAGTTATTTATGTTGACACCATTGGGTTTCTGACTGATCTTCCACATAATCTGGTTGAGTCATTTTCAGCTACACTAGAAGAAGTGGCTTACTCA GATCTGATAGTTCATGTGAGGGATATTACTCATCCAGAAACCATCCTCCAGAAAGCAACTGTTCTCTCAGTTCTTAGGAATCTCAATCTTCCAAGCCATTTACTGGACTCCATGGTAGAAGTTCATAACAAAGTGGATTTGATAGAAAG gtaTAAACCTGCTGAAGATAATGCTTTAGCTGTTTCTGCTCTGCATGGGCATGGTttagaaaaactgaaacaagaaatagagaaaaaaatactgacaGCAACGGGGAAGAAGATTCTAACAGTTAACATCAACTTGGAGGGACCTCAGCTAag TTGGCTCTATAAAGAAGCAACAGTTCGGGAAGTAGAGGTCATGCCTGAAGACGGCACAGCCAGGGTGAAGGTGATAATCGGCAGTTCTGCTTTTGGCAGATACAAAAACCTCTTTCCCAACAGTGAGATTTCCATATCATGA